From one Sphingobacteriaceae bacterium genomic stretch:
- the argR gene encoding arginine repressor translates to MERLKSRRHRLILQIIRETPIGTQEELAQALQREGVQVTQATVSRDIRELQLVKVPSPDGGYQYAVPEDASPAHTRERLARVLRDCLVDIDFSENLIVIKTLSGTAPAAAEAIDRMGWPQIIGSVAGDNTVLIVVRPREAVPEVIRRLQELTG, encoded by the coding sequence AGCCGCCGGCACCGGCTGATACTGCAAATTATCCGGGAAACGCCCATCGGCACCCAGGAGGAACTGGCCCAAGCCCTCCAGCGGGAAGGGGTGCAGGTGACCCAGGCCACCGTTTCCCGGGACATCCGGGAACTGCAGCTGGTGAAGGTGCCGTCGCCCGACGGCGGCTACCAGTATGCCGTTCCCGAGGACGCCTCCCCTGCCCACACCCGCGAGCGCCTGGCCCGGGTGCTGCGGGACTGCCTGGTGGACATCGACTTCAGCGAGAATTTGATCGTCATCAAGACTTTGTCGGGCACCGCCCCCGCCGCCGCCGAGGCCATCGACCGCATGGGCTGGCCCCAGATCATCGGCAGCGTGGCCGGCGACAACACCGTCTTGATCGTGGTGCGTCCCCGGGAGGCGGTGCCGGAGGTCATCCGCCGTCTCCAGGAGTTGACGGGCTGA